Part of the Vigna unguiculata cultivar IT97K-499-35 chromosome 3, ASM411807v1, whole genome shotgun sequence genome, CCCCTTCTCAAAACCTTTTCATTCCAAAAATTCTGCACTATCATTTCATTGCATTTTCCAAGTTCAAATAGGCAACAACAatgaaagagaaataaaaagcTATACCATATTTTTCAGCATTGCTGATGAGGGTGTACTTCACCCTATACACATCAACATAGGTGATTTTAGCCTCTGGCAATTCTTCCCTCAGTTTCTCAACAGTTTCTTTTagtcttttattaaaatattctgcCACCTCATTGAATGGTTTGGCACACCCAAACTCGTCCATTTGGGCTGGGCTCATGGGATAGCGATCCAGCATGTATGGCAAGCATCCCAATGGGCCTGTGTTGTGTATCCAGAACGACCTCCCACCTTCCCCATACACACCCTACTTCATTTGATTATCCAAAACACAGTGCTTCAGTAAATTTCATCTACCACATCAAATTatcaaaagtaaattataacACTAGATGTTTGAACAGAACTCTCTGGATTtctattaaagaaaaataaatcacaacatttcttaaattttacaaaCACTCTTGGATACTTACTTTCTTACACTTATATTCcttaattgtttaataaaaaaagttaaacatatttttagtcCTGAACTTTGATGTCAAATTATAATGTGTCTCTAGCCGAtgttttgatacattttggtcctaagctttgaaaatgaattgatatatttcttttaacttgattactttaaatttgtttgacGTATAAATCGCATTTTCTAGCAGATGTTAAAGTGGAAACATGTTAAATgttataaacaactcaaatgataGTATGAAACGTGTTTGAgttatcaaaaaaatttaatgtaattggattaaaaaaattattttcattcatttttatgGATATGACGAATTTTTGTGTAAAAATtcaggactaaaaacatacttaaccatAAAACATTAAACTCACTCTTTTTGCATTACACTAATCCTCTCTTTGAAAAGTTAGAAAATTCCAAGAacaaaggttaaatatataacTGACCTTTATAACTGTGGAGAACTGGTCCAATACATCAGGAATATAGGCCTTGACTTGTTCTGTGGTCAAGTTGAGTTTATAGCCAGCTGTGATATCATTTTGGCCAATATCAAAGGTATATAGAGCCTCAGAAAAATACTCCTCCTTGGGCAATAACTCCTTAAACACCCCTCCTGTACCacattaaaatagtttatcattTAGCATCCCTTTTCAGTTTGTTCCATTTTAATCACTAATTTTCTCCCTTCAGTTGAACAAAGCCAAGGAAAAGTTATGATGAGTACATTATAGTTATTAGAAAATGTTCCTACCACAATATATATTCGCCacaatttatctatttttctcATCAGAAGAAACTCACGTGAATTTTGCCAAATATATGgatttaatttacaaattatcgtgaatcttaaaaaaaaagttatgtacaacgacaattataaaataaaatattaaaccttTTACAAACTCCTGACCATTAGACCAGCCTAAACTAAAATTCGACGACTTTTATTACCAAccaaaacatgtttaaaaagTACCAAGAAGAGTCTCGGATATACTCGGTCTCTAATGAAATCAGTacatctaaataatttttttagtttttatatcaatatttaaaaaatatactaatttgTTTTAACACTTATTCATTAagctatttttaaatttgtaacatGTTAAATTTTACACTATCACGTATTTATAGATATATGttactataattattaaatgttggTATATAagaagtcagaaaaaaaaagggatTTGAATTTACAATTGCATATGCAAGATGTTGAAGTGATGTGTAATGTACCTTGTTGGCGAACCAATTTGGATCTGGTTTTGAAATCGGAGAATTGCACGAACTGCACATCTAGGGAAATGGGACTGTATCCGCTCTGAGACTTAGTTGTGTTCTGAGGTCTGACGGTGGATCCCGCGGTGGCGAAATTCGCTCCGTGGCTGAAATTGGACCCAACCGAGTCCATGTAAGCACTGAGATATGGCAATCCCAAGCTCTTCGCTGTTCAAATTCACTTTTATCAAAAGTTCATGCGGTGATGCTTCAGTAAAGAACTGATCTAATAGCTATTTTTTCTTACCTATAAAATCGATTATGAGGCGGCCATCGGAGAATCGTCCTTTTGGAGAGTGGAAAAAGGTGATTCCGTTGGGAGGAGGAGCTTGTCCGAACGCCGCCGAGAGACCGCCGGTGTCAGAATTGGAGTCTCCGAAGTTGAAAATGGCTCTGAAATGGCTTTCGCTTCCACAAATCACATTACTCTGCATCAGTGTTGTTGAAATCACAAGCCATCTCACAAATTGTATCAAATTCTCTGACATGGTTTTTGTGGTTTTTGTGGTTTTTGAAGAATCTAAGTTAAGAGACCCTctcacatatttatatttaaccaggttttctttatatatagaaTCATGTTgggtaaatatgtttttgtcaaataatttttaattcaattttgaaattagtagAAACTTTGAaacaatttagtcatttatcttgaaatatgtgaatttaatctttttaatcaaattttattaagttgatagatgtgtttcatgataatatttgacttgatattaaagcaaaaatttgtcaaacattataaacaactcaaacacaATCTTAAAATATGTacgaaatattaaataatcctaacaaaatttgattaaaaagactaaacaCACTATTTCGAAAAATGAATGACTagattggtccaaagtttcgaaatgaactaattctaaaattaactgaaagttaagagaccaaaaacatatttaacccttcttTAAATAAGTATTAACctctcttatattttaatagaataaatgtatcttctttatattttcaactagtgtaaacacaggcgctatcgcgcctgcgtgtacgcatttttcgaattatatttataattgatgatattgtaatgttattaagttaatgaacaaaataaaagtatatttataaaaattaaagtgaaatgtatggagaaaatatgaaaaaaataattgttgatgaatagtatgagaaaaaagaaaaagaagataaataaatagttttataaaaacttgtaaaattaaccgttaatttttaaaaatttaataaatagttaaattgtaaagggtaaaattgaaattatgaaatgtggacacaaaagagggaatcccctttatatatagttatagataaagtggaatttaatttttcttattttattttaaaacatcaaatgaCTAAATGTTTAATAGACAAAAATAAGTTTTGGaatagaaaaattgaaaaacaaaataagaaaataaaagtataaataaagtaaagtagtttaatatcatgttattaaaaattataagatgactaagtattaataaaaaaaattagagagctttatgtttatttaacttattataagaaaatattactaTTCTTAAATTATGTACATGCTAATTTGATTACTAGATTCCATGTAgacttttaaaatagtaaaaaataatagtgacttttaaaatatgaaacttagattattttattttttaaatgttatattataaatagaatttatattatttgaggcctattttataaaatttatcatctttcttttttttttttttttctaaaaacttcTTTGACttttctttagatttttaatCGCGTTCTTCGTCTCTTTAAATTTTGGTTTGAAATAATAGTATCATGAAGCTATAAAGAACTAATTGTCATAAATATGAGTCATGTGAA contains:
- the LOC114176622 gene encoding GDSL esterase/lipase At3g26430-like; the encoded protein is MSENLIQFVRWLVISTTLMQSNVICGSESHFRAIFNFGDSNSDTGGLSAAFGQAPPPNGITFFHSPKGRFSDGRLIIDFIAKSLGLPYLSAYMDSVGSNFSHGANFATAGSTVRPQNTTKSQSGYSPISLDVQFVQFSDFKTRSKLVRQQGGVFKELLPKEEYFSEALYTFDIGQNDITAGYKLNLTTEQVKAYIPDVLDQFSTVIKGVYGEGGRSFWIHNTGPLGCLPYMLDRYPMSPAQMDEFGCAKPFNEVAEYFNKRLKETVEKLREELPEAKITYVDVYRVKYTLISNAEKYGFEKGVIACCGHGGKYNFNNRERCGASKRVNGTEVVIAKSCEDPSVRIIWDGIHYTEAANNWIFLQILNGSFSDPPTSLGATNSRSWKTEL